A single region of the Nocardioides aquaticus genome encodes:
- a CDS encoding phosphotransferase family protein, with protein sequence MVESEITLLSRLPGGVNAGAMRVEVAGRADAVLKAAPRTHSEQLRETWRAQKVVEHMRGLGYPTPAWLGVGATTTHVWHLMDFVDAVPAQELTTSLAEQLIQINALQAGQASEPHDHWSYAWRVVTGQEATVAGLSGYSSAVSALVERLLLACANLPPPPRAPDMVHADLNPSNVLTRGGVVVAVVDIENAGSGTRATDLVTLQWHTFHDPMDGVRSRLWTKILDLVGWEWAAALVATQILLQLDWRIRRADGDAVAEVVHRGHVAFDELDARR encoded by the coding sequence GTGGTCGAGTCGGAGATCACTCTGCTCAGTCGCCTCCCCGGTGGCGTCAACGCCGGCGCGATGCGCGTCGAAGTGGCCGGACGAGCAGACGCAGTGCTCAAGGCAGCGCCTCGGACGCATTCCGAACAGTTGCGGGAGACATGGCGAGCCCAGAAGGTCGTCGAGCACATGCGTGGACTCGGCTACCCGACACCGGCCTGGCTCGGAGTGGGGGCCACCACCACTCATGTGTGGCACTTGATGGACTTCGTCGACGCGGTCCCCGCGCAAGAGCTGACGACGTCGCTCGCCGAGCAGTTGATACAGATCAACGCGCTGCAGGCTGGCCAGGCCAGCGAACCCCACGACCACTGGAGTTACGCGTGGCGGGTCGTGACCGGCCAGGAGGCCACCGTCGCCGGACTCTCCGGGTACTCCTCCGCAGTGTCGGCCTTGGTCGAGCGCCTGCTTCTTGCATGTGCCAACCTGCCGCCGCCACCACGGGCGCCCGACATGGTCCACGCAGATCTCAACCCGAGCAACGTCCTGACGCGTGGCGGAGTCGTGGTGGCGGTCGTGGACATCGAGAACGCAGGAAGCGGCACCCGCGCGACCGATCTCGTCACCCTCCAGTGGCACACGTTCCACGACCCGATGGACGGCGTCCGTAGCCGGTTGTGGACGAAGATCCTCGACCTGGTCGGCTGGGAGTGGGCTGCGGCACTCGTCGCAACACAGATCCTTCTGCAACTCGACTGGCGCATCCGCCGCGCGGACGGCGATGCCGTCGCAGAGGTCGTCCACCGGGGCCACGTCGCCTTCGACGAGCTGGACGCGCGTCGCTGA
- a CDS encoding AAA family ATPase: MGIRNYLIEGVSGTGKTSVCHELRRRGFHAINGDTELAYQADPETGEPTDVPSHWHHLWPVHRVRALVADQSERFTFFCGGSRNFATFQDLFDGVFVLDTDLETLNRRLDQRPEHEFGAQQPERDLILRLHRTKEDTPKNGILIDATEPLADVVDEVLRRARAIASSSADPADSSSLDRHQADPDERCQPPSGDPPGPRS, encoded by the coding sequence GTGGGCATTCGGAACTACCTGATCGAGGGCGTGTCGGGCACCGGAAAGACGTCGGTCTGCCACGAACTACGCCGTCGCGGCTTCCACGCCATCAACGGTGACACCGAGCTGGCCTACCAGGCGGACCCGGAGACGGGTGAGCCGACGGATGTTCCGTCCCACTGGCACCACCTGTGGCCCGTCCACAGGGTCCGAGCGCTGGTCGCCGACCAGAGTGAGCGCTTCACCTTCTTCTGCGGCGGCTCGCGGAACTTCGCGACGTTCCAGGACCTGTTCGACGGGGTCTTCGTCCTGGACACCGACCTGGAGACCTTGAACCGGAGACTCGATCAGCGACCGGAGCACGAGTTCGGCGCGCAGCAACCGGAACGCGACCTCATCCTGCGACTGCACCGGACGAAGGAAGACACCCCGAAGAACGGCATCCTGATCGATGCCACCGAACCGCTCGCCGACGTCGTCGACGAGGTTCTCCGCCGGGCGAGGGCGATCGCCAGCAGCAGTGCGGATCCCGCTGACTCTTCATCGCTCGACCGCCATCAGGCAGATCCTGACGAGAGGTGTCAGCCCCCGTCCGGCGACCCTCCCGGGCCACGGTCCTGA
- a CDS encoding formate dehydrogenase accessory sulfurtransferase FdhD, whose product MSAGAAGGSRARRPGPTVRTRVVEQLADDDAPDGTREKRHEDRLATEEPLEVRLEWPGREAHRVWVTMRTPGHDFELAAGWARHEGLVATLDDVARVAYCTDESLDPEQEFNVVTLTLRAPPPHEPGPRSTAVSAGSSACGVCGADSLDAALSVAHGSAWTGELPSPSVVRGLPDRLRERQQVFDRTGGVHAAGLATAAGELLVVREDIGRHNAVDKVTGARLLAGDPVADACLVVSGRAGFELVQKAVAAGMGSLAAVGAPTSLSVDLAKKAGLGLWGFTRERRTVRYV is encoded by the coding sequence GTGAGCGCGGGTGCGGCCGGTGGGTCGCGGGCGCGGCGCCCCGGGCCGACCGTGCGGACTCGGGTCGTCGAGCAGCTCGCGGACGACGACGCCCCTGACGGCACCCGCGAGAAGCGGCACGAGGACCGGCTCGCCACCGAGGAGCCGTTGGAGGTACGCCTGGAGTGGCCCGGCCGCGAGGCGCACCGGGTCTGGGTGACCATGCGGACCCCCGGCCACGACTTCGAGCTCGCCGCCGGATGGGCACGCCACGAGGGTCTGGTCGCGACGCTGGACGACGTGGCGCGGGTGGCCTACTGCACCGACGAGAGCCTGGACCCCGAGCAGGAGTTCAACGTGGTCACGCTGACCCTGCGCGCTCCCCCGCCGCACGAGCCCGGCCCCCGTAGCACGGCGGTCTCGGCCGGGTCCTCGGCCTGCGGCGTCTGCGGCGCCGACAGCCTGGACGCGGCCCTCTCGGTCGCCCACGGTTCCGCCTGGACCGGAGAGCTGCCGTCGCCGTCTGTCGTCCGCGGCCTTCCCGACCGCCTGCGCGAGCGCCAGCAGGTCTTCGACCGCACCGGCGGCGTCCACGCCGCCGGCCTGGCCACCGCAGCCGGAGAGCTGCTCGTCGTGCGTGAGGACATCGGTCGCCACAACGCCGTCGACAAGGTCACCGGCGCCCGGCTGCTGGCCGGCGACCCGGTGGCCGACGCGTGCCTGGTGGTCAGCGGGCGGGCCGGGTTCGAGCTGGTGCAGAAGGCGGTGGCCGCCGGGATGGGGTCGCTGGCCGCGGTGGGGGCGCCGACGAGCCTGTCGGTGGACCTGGCGAAGAAGGCCGGGCTGGGGCTGTGGGGGTTCACCCGGGAGCGGCGGACGGTGCGGTACGTCTGA
- the pepN gene encoding aminopeptidase N, whose translation MSSSGASTSRSLLRTEAEQRAALLAVHSYDLALDLAGGDDPGTATFGSRTVVRFASAGGSTFLDLKPAELLSATLDGAPLDPASLREGRLPLETSAGDHEVVVEARMPYRNDGEGLHRSVDPADGRAYLYGMSFMDAAPTVLACFDQPDLKAPYRLRVRAPREWVVVGNGRATRTGDDGDVALWELAETQPLSTYFVTLVAGPYHLVSDQHDGIALGLSSRASLAGALEAEAEELFTLTRQSFDELHRLFGIRYAFGDYHQAFVPDFNAGAMENPGCVTFRDQMLFPDRVTRAARVNRASTVAHEMAHQWFGNLVTPRWWDDLWLNESFAEYLGWRVIADATVYDDAWAQRSQARRQWGLHADQRPSTHPVAGNGATDAVAALQDFDGISYAKGSTVLKQLASRIGDEAFLGGVVDHLTRHRFGNATMADLVASWEGAGAGDLSGFTGSWLRTAGLDTLRVERPSNGSGGTSVRRLGPRECGDPGDEAVREHTVVVAVAEEHGWTTSTVEVAADLTDLPDVPPGAAVVLDAAEDTWAASCADAATVAALRGVLPRTSDPMLRTAAWNNVRSGFHAAQLDPAAVVDLVVAAPYLADLGDTGTHVDAWTTGTLLPLAPAGSTRRVHDAVLGVLEAAEGDDRLRVVRGAVRTAEDPDLLRRWLSPDGLPAGVDLDTDLRWRLLGRLAEIGASDRDELDRTLAADPSTTATIAHTLAVASLPDMEAKAWAWQRLTAEADVPNHEVQAAGHGLWRPGQQALTAPYVERYVADLPATASVRSGWLLALAAEAFFPRTHLDDASAKLLHGLLEHPDVPPPVRRRVVDNLDDLDRQRAVARAFGVEVTA comes from the coding sequence ATGAGCTCCTCCGGCGCGTCCACCTCCCGCAGCCTCCTGCGCACCGAGGCCGAGCAGCGGGCCGCGCTGCTGGCCGTGCACTCCTACGACCTGGCGCTGGACCTCGCGGGCGGCGACGACCCGGGGACGGCGACCTTCGGGTCCCGGACCGTGGTGCGGTTCGCGAGCGCGGGCGGGTCGACGTTCCTCGACCTCAAGCCGGCCGAGCTGCTGTCCGCGACCCTGGACGGGGCGCCGCTGGACCCGGCGTCGCTGCGCGAGGGCCGGCTGCCGCTGGAGACCTCCGCCGGTGACCACGAGGTCGTCGTCGAGGCCCGGATGCCCTACCGCAACGACGGCGAGGGCCTGCACCGCAGCGTCGACCCGGCCGACGGTCGCGCCTACCTCTACGGCATGTCGTTCATGGACGCCGCGCCCACGGTCCTGGCCTGCTTCGACCAGCCCGACCTGAAGGCGCCGTACCGGCTGCGGGTGCGGGCCCCGCGGGAGTGGGTCGTGGTCGGCAACGGCCGCGCGACCCGGACCGGGGACGACGGCGACGTCGCGCTGTGGGAGCTGGCCGAGACGCAGCCGCTGTCGACGTACTTCGTCACGCTGGTGGCCGGGCCGTACCACCTGGTCAGCGACCAGCACGACGGCATCGCGCTGGGCCTGTCGTCGCGCGCGAGCCTGGCAGGCGCGCTCGAGGCGGAGGCCGAGGAGCTGTTCACGCTGACCCGGCAGTCGTTCGACGAGCTGCACCGGCTGTTCGGGATCCGCTACGCCTTCGGCGACTACCACCAGGCGTTCGTGCCGGACTTCAACGCCGGCGCGATGGAGAACCCCGGCTGCGTGACCTTCCGGGACCAGATGCTCTTCCCCGACCGCGTCACCCGCGCGGCGCGGGTCAACCGCGCCTCGACGGTGGCCCACGAGATGGCGCACCAGTGGTTCGGCAACCTGGTGACGCCGCGCTGGTGGGACGACCTGTGGCTCAACGAGTCGTTCGCGGAGTACCTCGGATGGCGGGTGATCGCCGACGCCACGGTCTACGACGACGCGTGGGCGCAGCGCTCGCAGGCGCGCCGCCAGTGGGGGCTGCACGCCGACCAGCGCCCGAGCACGCACCCGGTCGCCGGCAACGGCGCCACCGACGCGGTCGCGGCGCTGCAGGACTTCGACGGGATCTCCTACGCCAAGGGCTCGACGGTGCTGAAGCAGCTGGCCTCGCGGATCGGTGACGAGGCGTTCCTCGGCGGGGTCGTCGACCACCTGACCCGGCACCGGTTCGGCAACGCGACCATGGCCGACCTGGTGGCGTCGTGGGAGGGCGCGGGCGCCGGTGACCTGTCCGGCTTCACCGGGAGCTGGCTGCGGACCGCGGGCCTGGACACGCTGCGGGTCGAGCGGCCGTCGAACGGGTCGGGCGGGACGTCCGTACGGCGCCTCGGGCCGCGCGAGTGCGGCGACCCGGGCGACGAGGCCGTCCGCGAGCACACCGTCGTGGTGGCCGTCGCCGAGGAGCACGGCTGGACCACGTCGACCGTCGAGGTGGCCGCGGACCTGACCGACCTGCCGGACGTGCCGCCGGGTGCGGCCGTCGTGCTCGACGCGGCGGAGGACACCTGGGCGGCGAGCTGCGCCGACGCCGCGACCGTGGCCGCGCTGCGCGGGGTGCTCCCCCGCACCAGCGACCCGATGCTGCGCACCGCGGCCTGGAACAACGTGCGCAGCGGCTTCCACGCCGCCCAGCTGGACCCGGCCGCCGTCGTCGACCTGGTCGTGGCGGCTCCCTACCTGGCCGACCTCGGCGACACCGGCACCCACGTCGACGCGTGGACCACCGGGACCCTGCTGCCGCTGGCGCCGGCCGGCTCGACCCGCCGGGTGCACGACGCCGTGCTCGGAGTGCTGGAGGCGGCGGAGGGGGACGACCGGCTGCGGGTGGTCCGCGGTGCGGTCCGCACGGCCGAGGACCCCGACCTGCTGCGGCGCTGGCTCTCCCCCGATGGGCTGCCCGCGGGAGTCGACCTGGACACCGACCTGCGGTGGCGGCTGCTCGGTCGGCTCGCCGAGATCGGGGCGAGCGACCGCGACGAGCTCGACAGGACCCTGGCGGCCGACCCGAGCACGACCGCGACGATCGCGCACACCCTGGCCGTGGCCTCCCTGCCGGACATGGAGGCCAAGGCCTGGGCCTGGCAGCGCCTCACCGCCGAGGCCGACGTGCCCAACCACGAGGTCCAGGCCGCGGGTCACGGGCTGTGGCGTCCCGGCCAGCAGGCGCTGACGGCACCGTACGTCGAGCGCTACGTCGCCGACCTGCCCGCCACCGCGTCGGTGCGCAGCGGGTGGCTGCTGGCGTTGGCGGCGGAGGCGTTCTTCCCGCGCACCCACCTCGACGACGCCAGCGCCAAGCTGCTGCACGGTCTGCTCGAGCACCCCGACGTGCCCCCGCCCGTACGCCGGCGGGTGGTCGACAACCTGGACGACCTGGACCGCCAGCGTGCCGTGGCCCGGGCCTTCGGGGTCGAGGTGACGGCGTGA
- a CDS encoding SpoIVB peptidase S55 domain-containing protein — translation MSTPLSRSRTRRRAAVATTSLAVVASSTLLALSGGQGSWAAPAEDCTEAFPVAEVAQGDAVTGLTVSDGTDPEGFSGEVIGVLDDGIAPGLDMVLARLSSPEIDRVGGIWQGMSGSPVYAADGRLIGAVAYGLSYGSSPVAGITPFEEMDDYLGDAGAPVRVGVDGRTARAVAAGSSVSAAQAEQGLTRLPMPVSISGVSARRLAAVQDRAGDHAYLGDGAVVSGARVARGGAAAVAADGDDLVAGGNLAAAVYYGDVDAVGVGTVTSVCGDRVVGFGHPFSFAGDTSLSLHPAEALYIQEDSLGAPFKVAGAGAPVGTVTDDRLAGITSTFGPLPASATITSSVAYDGRSRTGSTEVNLDEATAETTLYGVLANHDRVLDGVTGGTELQTVEITGTDGAGEAFAVTYADRYTAQDDITFGALFDVADTVYSLSRLDGVDLDSVTVDSDVTDDTSVSRISRVERKVGGRWTKLGRRTQVAAGDTLTLRVTVTSSDGSATTKRLSLAVPRSAAGDPAFLSVGGGDRLYTRPGRTLEKALAGLEDQVRNDQVAASISTYERRQKVVAQAVSEPGDEVVRGGSGYSLRITRR, via the coding sequence ATGTCCACTCCTCTGTCCCGTTCCCGCACCCGCCGACGGGCCGCCGTCGCCACCACCTCGCTGGCCGTCGTCGCCTCGTCGACGCTGCTGGCCCTCAGCGGCGGGCAGGGCTCCTGGGCCGCACCGGCCGAGGACTGCACGGAGGCGTTCCCGGTGGCCGAGGTCGCCCAGGGCGACGCCGTCACCGGCCTGACCGTCAGCGACGGGACCGACCCGGAGGGCTTCTCGGGCGAGGTCATCGGGGTCCTCGACGACGGGATCGCCCCGGGGCTCGACATGGTGCTGGCCCGGCTGAGCTCGCCCGAGATCGACCGGGTGGGCGGGATCTGGCAGGGCATGTCCGGCTCCCCGGTCTACGCCGCCGACGGCCGGTTGATCGGCGCGGTCGCCTACGGCCTGTCGTACGGCTCCTCGCCCGTCGCCGGCATCACGCCGTTCGAGGAGATGGACGACTACCTCGGTGACGCCGGGGCCCCGGTCCGCGTCGGGGTCGACGGGCGTACGGCCCGGGCCGTCGCCGCGGGCTCCTCCGTCAGCGCCGCCCAGGCCGAGCAGGGGCTGACCCGGCTGCCGATGCCGGTCAGCATCAGCGGGGTGTCGGCCCGGCGGCTGGCCGCGGTCCAGGACCGGGCCGGCGACCACGCCTACCTCGGCGACGGGGCCGTCGTCAGCGGTGCGCGCGTCGCCCGCGGGGGCGCCGCCGCGGTGGCCGCCGACGGTGACGACCTGGTCGCCGGCGGCAACCTGGCCGCGGCCGTCTACTACGGCGACGTGGACGCCGTCGGCGTCGGGACGGTGACCTCGGTGTGCGGTGACCGGGTGGTCGGGTTCGGGCACCCGTTCTCCTTCGCCGGCGACACCTCGCTCAGCCTGCACCCGGCCGAGGCGCTCTACATCCAGGAGGACTCCCTGGGAGCGCCGTTCAAGGTCGCCGGCGCGGGCGCCCCGGTGGGCACCGTGACCGACGACCGGCTGGCCGGGATCACCTCCACCTTCGGGCCCCTGCCCGCGTCGGCCACCATCACCTCCTCGGTGGCCTACGACGGCCGCAGCCGCACCGGCAGCACCGAGGTGAACCTCGACGAGGCCACCGCGGAGACCACCTTGTACGGCGTGCTGGCCAACCACGACCGGGTCCTGGACGGCGTCACCGGCGGCACCGAGCTGCAGACCGTCGAGATCACCGGTACCGACGGGGCGGGGGAGGCCTTCGCGGTCACCTACGCCGACCGCTACACCGCGCAGGACGACATCACCTTCGGCGCCCTCTTCGACGTGGCCGACACGGTCTACTCGCTGAGCCGGCTCGACGGCGTCGACCTCGACTCCGTGACCGTCGACTCCGACGTCACCGACGACACCTCGGTGTCCAGGATCAGCCGCGTCGAGCGCAAGGTCGGCGGCAGGTGGACCAAGCTCGGCCGTCGCACCCAGGTCGCCGCGGGGGACACCCTGACGCTGCGCGTCACCGTCACCTCCTCCGACGGGTCCGCGACCACCAAGAGGCTCTCCCTCGCCGTCCCGCGCAGCGCCGCGGGCGACCCGGCCTTCCTGTCGGTCGGCGGCGGCGACCGCCTCTACACCCGTCCCGGCAGGACGCTGGAGAAGGCGCTGGCCGGGTTGGAGGACCAGGTCCGCAACGACCAGGTGGCGGCGAGCATCAGCACCTACGAGCGGCGCCAGAAGGTCGTGGCACAGGCGGTCAGCGAGCCCGGTGACGAGGTCGTCCGCGGCGGCTCCGGCTACAGCCTCCGGATCACCCGCAGGTAG
- a CDS encoding NADP-dependent oxidoreductase: protein MTTRTARQIQLVRRPAGLPTTDDFRMVDVDLPDLGPDQVRVRNTVLSVDPYMRGRMNDTESYAEPYALEAPMLGAAVGVVEESTSDRVPVGATVSHGAAWRDAEVLDAGAVRVVDVERAPASAYLGVLGMPGLTAYVGLRRIAALAEGETVFVSGAAGAVGSAVGQFARQLGAARVIGSAGSPEKVAWLTEELGFDAAFDYHDGKVSHLLRDALDRTGGGRADVYFDNVGGEHLEAALLHLAEFGRVAACGAITTYNDQQPAPGPRTIGLVVPRKLTIRGFIVSDHADLAGDFYASAPGWVADGSVRTRETYFEGLEQTVDAFLGLFSGANLGKMLVRL from the coding sequence ATGACCACCCGAACCGCACGCCAGATCCAGCTCGTCCGCCGTCCCGCGGGGCTGCCCACCACCGACGACTTCCGCATGGTCGACGTCGACCTGCCCGACCTCGGGCCCGACCAGGTCCGGGTCCGCAACACCGTGCTGTCGGTCGACCCCTACATGCGGGGCCGGATGAACGACACCGAGTCCTACGCCGAGCCGTACGCGCTCGAGGCCCCGATGCTGGGTGCCGCGGTCGGCGTCGTCGAGGAGTCGACCTCGGACCGCGTCCCGGTCGGCGCGACCGTCAGCCACGGGGCCGCCTGGCGCGACGCCGAGGTCCTCGACGCCGGCGCGGTCCGCGTCGTCGACGTCGAGCGGGCCCCCGCCTCGGCCTACCTCGGCGTGCTCGGCATGCCGGGGCTGACGGCGTACGTCGGCCTGCGTCGCATCGCCGCGCTGGCCGAGGGCGAGACGGTCTTCGTCTCCGGCGCCGCCGGTGCCGTCGGCTCCGCGGTCGGCCAGTTCGCCCGCCAGCTCGGCGCCGCCCGCGTGATCGGCAGCGCCGGGTCGCCCGAGAAGGTCGCCTGGCTGACCGAGGAGCTCGGCTTCGACGCGGCCTTCGACTACCACGACGGCAAGGTCTCGCACCTGCTGCGCGACGCCCTGGACCGCACCGGCGGCGGGCGCGCGGACGTCTACTTCGACAACGTCGGCGGCGAGCACCTCGAGGCCGCGCTGCTGCACCTCGCCGAGTTCGGCCGGGTCGCGGCCTGCGGCGCGATCACGACCTACAACGACCAGCAGCCCGCCCCCGGCCCGCGCACGATCGGCCTCGTCGTGCCGCGCAAGCTGACGATCCGCGGCTTCATCGTCAGCGACCACGCCGACCTCGCCGGCGACTTCTACGCCAGCGCCCCGGGCTGGGTCGCCGACGGCTCGGTCCGCACCCGCGAGACGTACTTCGAGGGCCTGGAGCAGACCGTCGACGCCTTCCTGGGGCTGTTCTCCGGCGCCAACCTGGGCAAGATGCTCGTCCGGCTCTGA
- a CDS encoding OsmC family protein: MTSSAEQQQQQHDDTWRGVELRRIGAGRYLASNGRGGVLPVGRGADPDFTPVELLLAAIAGCSAVDIELVTGKRVDPDHVHLAVEGHKTRDQDGNHLTGLRVTVDLGFPAGADGDRARSMLPRAVEQTRDRLCTVSRTVQLATPVDYHLADPADPADPAAPAEPS, from the coding sequence ATGACCTCGAGCGCGGAGCAGCAGCAGCAGCAGCACGACGACACCTGGCGCGGCGTGGAGCTGCGCAGGATCGGGGCTGGCCGCTACCTGGCCAGCAACGGTCGTGGGGGAGTGCTCCCCGTGGGCCGCGGCGCGGACCCGGACTTCACCCCGGTCGAGCTGCTGCTGGCCGCCATCGCCGGATGCAGCGCGGTCGACATCGAGCTGGTCACCGGCAAGCGGGTCGACCCCGACCACGTGCACCTGGCCGTCGAGGGCCACAAGACCCGCGACCAGGACGGGAACCACCTGACCGGCCTGCGGGTCACCGTCGACCTCGGGTTCCCCGCGGGCGCCGACGGCGACCGCGCCCGATCGATGCTGCCGCGCGCGGTCGAGCAGACGCGCGACCGGCTGTGCACCGTCTCGCGGACCGTGCAGCTGGCCACGCCCGTGGACTACCACCTGGCAGACCCCGCCGACCCAGCCGACCCAGCAGCCCCCGCCGAACCCTCGTAG
- a CDS encoding peptidylprolyl isomerase, whose translation MIRPLRRSVRRPLSAAAVLVALSAGLSACGGDDTTATEEPAAAEGESCAYPSAGTAATEVDAPPATATQTGEVSATITTSAGDVPITLDADAAPCTVNSFVSLAEQDYFTDTPCHRLTTAGIFVLQCGDPTGTGTGGPGYSFPDELTGEETYGPGTLAMANAGPDTNGSQFFMVFDDSPLDPDYTVFGSISEEGLAVVQEVADAGAEGGAPDGPPAEPVEITGVTIG comes from the coding sequence ATGATCCGCCCCCTGCGCCGTTCCGTCCGCCGCCCGCTCTCCGCCGCCGCCGTGCTGGTCGCTCTCTCCGCGGGCCTGAGCGCCTGCGGCGGGGACGACACGACCGCGACCGAGGAGCCGGCCGCCGCCGAGGGCGAGAGCTGCGCCTACCCCTCCGCCGGCACCGCCGCCACGGAGGTCGACGCCCCGCCGGCCACCGCCACCCAGACCGGCGAGGTCAGCGCGACCATCACGACCAGCGCCGGCGACGTGCCGATCACCCTCGACGCGGACGCCGCGCCCTGCACGGTCAACTCGTTCGTGTCCCTCGCCGAGCAGGACTACTTCACCGACACCCCGTGCCACCGGCTGACCACCGCGGGCATCTTCGTGCTCCAGTGCGGCGACCCGACCGGCACCGGCACCGGCGGCCCCGGGTACTCCTTCCCCGACGAGCTCACCGGCGAGGAGACCTACGGCCCCGGCACGCTCGCGATGGCCAACGCGGGCCCCGACACCAACGGCTCGCAGTTCTTCATGGTCTTCGACGACAGCCCGCTGGACCCCGACTACACCGTGTTCGGGTCGATCAGCGAGGAGGGCCTCGCGGTGGTCCAGGAGGTCGCGGACGCCGGCGCCGAGGGTGGCGCGCCCGACGGCCCGCCGGCCGAGCCCGTCGAGATCACCGGCGTCACCATCGGCTGA
- a CDS encoding aldo/keto reductase, whose translation MDLPTYELNDGTTIPAVGFGTYPLSDDDGITAIQSALEVGYRLLDTAVNYGNETEVGEALRRSGVPREEVVLTSKLPGRHHGYDDAVASVHESLGRLGVEQIDLHLIHWPNPSVDSYVEAWRALVDCQREGLIRSVGVSNFTPTHLDRVIEATGVTPAVNQIELHPYFPQEQMRAENERRGIRTCSWSPLGKRQAPFTEPPVADAAERHGVTPGQVILRWQVQLGAVPLPKSATPERQRANLDVLGFALDDSEMAAVTGLARPDGRLFGGDPDTHEEM comes from the coding sequence ATCGACCTCCCGACGTACGAGCTGAACGACGGCACCACGATCCCGGCGGTCGGCTTCGGCACCTACCCGCTGTCCGACGACGACGGGATCACCGCGATCCAGAGCGCGCTCGAGGTCGGCTACCGCCTGCTCGACACGGCCGTGAACTACGGCAACGAGACCGAGGTCGGCGAGGCGCTGCGCCGCTCGGGCGTCCCCCGCGAGGAGGTCGTGCTGACCAGCAAGCTGCCCGGGCGCCACCACGGGTACGACGACGCCGTGGCCAGCGTGCACGAGTCCCTCGGCCGCCTCGGCGTCGAGCAGATCGACCTGCACCTCATCCACTGGCCGAACCCGTCGGTCGACTCCTACGTGGAGGCCTGGCGTGCCCTGGTCGACTGCCAGCGGGAGGGCCTGATCCGCTCCGTGGGCGTCTCGAACTTCACCCCGACCCACCTCGACCGGGTCATCGAGGCCACCGGTGTCACCCCGGCGGTCAACCAGATCGAGCTGCACCCGTACTTCCCGCAGGAGCAGATGCGCGCCGAGAACGAGCGCCGCGGCATCCGTACCTGCTCCTGGAGCCCGCTGGGCAAGCGGCAGGCGCCGTTCACGGAGCCGCCGGTGGCCGACGCGGCCGAGCGCCACGGCGTCACCCCCGGCCAGGTGATCCTGCGCTGGCAGGTCCAGCTCGGCGCCGTCCCGCTCCCCAAGTCCGCCACCCCGGAGCGGCAGCGCGCCAACCTCGACGTGCTCGGCTTTGCGCTCGACGACTCCGAGATGGCCGCGGTCACCGGGCTCGCCAGGCCCGACGGCCGGCTGTTCGGCGGCGACCCCGACACCCACGAGGAGATGTGA
- a CDS encoding DUF2695 domain-containing protein translates to MADPDESECLLCFLRRAVVEDGCAHDWAHAVRFRDVRVPAAVGLERRLQDVGARCDCTVLERGWWPERTLWQRDLDTDELTEPVPWPGCAGVGATSARPCAHWVRRTRWDVPSGW, encoded by the coding sequence GTGGCGGACCCTGACGAGAGCGAGTGCCTGCTGTGCTTCCTGCGGCGGGCGGTGGTCGAGGACGGCTGCGCGCACGACTGGGCGCACGCCGTGCGCTTCCGTGACGTCCGCGTGCCGGCGGCGGTCGGCCTGGAGCGACGCCTGCAGGACGTCGGCGCCCGCTGCGACTGCACCGTGCTGGAGCGCGGCTGGTGGCCGGAGCGGACGCTGTGGCAGCGCGACCTCGACACCGACGAGCTGACCGAGCCGGTCCCGTGGCCCGGGTGCGCCGGGGTGGGCGCCACCTCGGCCAGGCCGTGCGCGCACTGGGTGCGGCGGACCCGGTGGGACGTGCCGTCGGGCTGGTGA